The following proteins are co-located in the Primulina tabacum isolate GXHZ01 chromosome 11, ASM2559414v2, whole genome shotgun sequence genome:
- the LOC142517760 gene encoding eukaryotic translation initiation factor 4G-like, whose amino-acid sequence MSHNQSRADRSESTQNKKTGRSGSFNQPRQFSGSVSSKGGGGASFAPLNSSNRGVKKYNGNAPGVQSMPRSPDVSTGSSNSYASQALQNDVHKQQPADRLSKAPVTNSASNFDPMDAIPQQVNQILPRPPSSDISAVAPSFNLSTASSESKAPTTPAKPPGDASRSFPLQFGSISPGFVNGVQIPARTSSAPPSLDEQKKDQVRLQSLRTAAPAKPLPSIPNQLPSKKDAGTFDQSNAGESQPVSKSRRDTQVSAAPPMAQTQKPSVLSVPGMPMQLQFHQPHVTVQFGGPNPQIQSQSMSGTSLQLPMPMPLPLSLGNPSVQPPMFVSGLPPHPMQAQGMMHQGQSLNFPSQIGPQLPPQLGNMGMNMIPQFPQQQAVKYSGSRKAVKITHPDTHEELRLDGSPGPRSHSNVQPQSQHIPSFPPNHPMNFYTNPYSATSFYFPAASSAPPDSTQVPPTSQPPKFYKQVTMRPAIDPHGEKEVLQPTSSVSVGKVQSLKPSKSHMDDSPRPQKEIGPLASSVLPDSKPGAGTSLTSELPSGSIDVEVNVPTTSVVTFSAADGFASKLTTFAEESSNGIVVPDPIKNEQKKAENIVYQDQVSCQSTSNSNYPPQLSESEAVESKSTSSRTNMVSEPVKELLSTTVGASSEASNLSKEGAAKRKTSDTPICLGTSHLKSSQLKSDTVGGKEHGEAIMLITDQDSLDASMKSLSFDSSEICKIEESSLQEVSSTADDLLERAKQKTEETLGCCCDITKVDDHVFESTHTAYCDDVENSASVNSLSSQDINIKISDMPLRMPENISTRPATVDLVSSPVSVTSLEGALIYENEDSDSNSYGIISPSPAITNQKILSDSNVQKSVAPRVKKRNKDLYKKADAAGTSSDMYTAYKGPEEKKETATLAEDLENISSSSIKQTSVDVPHQNALLTEKPVLIRVEPDDWENDADIPTPQSETSNNEIQNDDRDGDILVMKRYSRDFLFIFAEQCTDLPEGFEITSDVADALMVSNVQFSREPRPSPGRNIDRPIGGSRLDRRGSDLGEDDKWGKFPGPLASGRGDTRVDVGYVGNVTGFRNTQGGNYGVLRNPRGQTSVHYSGAILSGPIQPLGPQGGLQRNTSDSDRWQRGTSFQKGFIPSPQTPLQVMHKADKKYEVGKITDEEEAKQRQLKSILNKLTPQNFEKLFEQVKQVNIDNFSTLSGVISQIFDKALMEPTFCEMYATFCFHLAADLPNLKVDNETITFKTLLLNKCQEEFERGEREEEEANKVEEEGENMLTAEEREVKRLQARRRMLGNIRLIGELYKKKMLTARIMHGCINKLLGQYQTPDEENIEALCKLMSTIGEMIDHPKAKEHMDAYFDIMAKLSNNMKLSSRVRFMLKDVIDLRKNRWQQRRKVEGPKKIEEVHRDAAQEKQAQASRLGRAPSMGSSVRRGPHGDFTPRTPTMLSSPNSQMSGFRAVQPQIRGYGSQDVRTEERHSLESRTMSVPLSQRPLGDEPITLGPQGGLARGMAFRGQQSAPGIPLPEMPNPGDERRMRPGLNGFNSMPDRYGQREDFAPRYLPDMFAAPLNYDQSLPPEQKVAYGNREIRNTDHGFDRSLLASPPTRGVSPISMQDVSSEIVWPEEHLRDKSMAAIKEFYGARDENEVALCIKDLNTPTFYPSMISIWVTDSFERKDLERDLLTKLLITLVKRQDGTINKDQLIKGFESVLCVLEDAVNDAPRAAEFLSRILAQVILEKIVALSAIGHLIYEGGEEQGRLVEIGLAAEVLGGILEIIKSEKGDSVLNEIRSSSNLQLESFRPPGSKKSWRLDKFI is encoded by the exons ATGTCCCATAATCAATCAAGGGCTGACAGGAGTGAGTCTACGCAGAACAAAAAAACAGGTCGATCTGGGAGCTTCAATCAGCCGCGCCAATTCTCCGGGAGTGTCTCCAGTAAGGGTGGTGGCGGCGCCTCGTTCGCCCCCTTAAATTCTTCTAATCGTGG TGTTAAGAAATATAATGGCAATGCACCAGGAGTGCAGTCAATGCCAAGAAGCCCGGATGTGAGTACAGGTTCTAGTAATTCATATGCATCACAAGCACTGCAGAATGATGTTCATAAACAGCAGCCGGCTGATA GATTGTCTAAGGCACCAGTTACCAATTCAGCTTCCAATTTCGATCCGATGGATGCTATACCTCAACAAGTCAACCAAATTCTTCCAAGGCCTccatcttctgatatttctgctGTGGCTCCATCATTCAATCTTTCTACTGCTAGTTCTGAATCCAAGGCCCCTACTACGCCTGCAAAGC CTCCAGGAGACGCATCGAGGTCATTTCCCTTGCAGTTTGGATCCATAAGTCCTGGTTTTGTGAATGGTGTGCAG ATACCTGCTCGAACAAGCTCTGCACCACCAAGTTTGGATGAGCAAAAAAAGGATCag GTCCGGCTTCAATCTTTGAGGACTGCTGCTCCTGCAAAACCACTTCCATCCATACCCAATCAGCTTCCGTCAAAGAAGGATGCTGGGACTTTTGATCAATCTAATGCTGGTGAATCTCAGCCGGTGTCCAAGTCTAGGAGGGATACTCAAGTTTCCGCTGCACCACCCATGGCTCAAACTCAGAAGCCTTCTGTACTCTCTGTACCTGGCATGCCCATGCAGCTACAATTTCACCAGCCACATGTAACTGTTCAATTTGGCGGTCCCAATCCACAAATTCAATCTCAGTCTATGTCAGGAACATCACTGCAATTGCCAATGCCGATGCCATTGCCCTTATCACTGGGTAACCCATCAGTGCAGCCGCCAATGTTTGTTTCGGGTCTTCCACCACATCCAATGCAGGCTCAAGGAATGATGCATCAGGGACAGTCCTTGAACTTTCCATCACAAATTGGTCCTCAGTTGCCCCCTCAGTTGGGAAACATGGGAATGAACATGATCCCACAGTTTCCTCAGCAGCAGGCTGTCAAATATAGCGGATCTCGTAAAGCCGTGAAGATCACTCATCCAGATACTCACGAAGAGTTGAGGCTTGATGGCTCACCTGGTCCAAGGTCACATTCTAATGTGCAACCTCAATCACAGCATATTCCATCCTTTCCTCCCAATCACCCAATGAATTTTTATACCAATCCTTACAGTGCCACTtctttctattttcctgctgcTAGCTCTGCTCCTCCTGATAGTACTCAGGTTCCTCCCACTTCTCAGCCACCGAAATTCTATAAACAG GTAACTATGAGGCCAGCCATTGACCCTCATGGGGAGAAAGAGGTATTACAACCTACAAGTTCTGTATCTGTGGGAAAAGTGCAGTCTTTGAAGCCTTCAAAGTCACACATGGATGATTCGCCCCGGCCACAAAAGGAAATTGGGCCCTTGGCTTCTAGTGTTTTGCCAGATTCAAAGCCTGGAGCAGGAACATCATTGACATCTGAGTTGCCATCAGGTTCTATTGATGTAGAAGTTAATGTGCCCACCACATCAGTTGTTACATTTTCTGCTGCTGATGGTTTTGCATCAAAGTTAACCACATTTGCAGAGGAATCAAGTAATGGAATAGTTGTGCCTGATCCCATAAAAAATGAACAGAAGAAAGCTGAGAACATTGTCTACCAGGATCAG GTCAGCTGTCAATCAACCTCTAATTCAAATTATCCTCCTCAACTTTCAGAAAGTGAAGCTGTAGAATCTAAATCTACCTCATCGAGAACTAATATGGTATCCGAACCTGTGAAGGAATTGTTGTCAACAACTGTAGGTGCGTCTTCTGAGGCTTCCAATCTTTCAAAGGAAGGTGCTGCAAAAAGGAAGACCAGTGATACACCTATATGTTTAGGCACCTCACACTTAAAAAGCAGCCAGTTAAAATCTGACACAGTTGGTGGAAAGGAACACGGTGAAGCCATAATGTTGATCACCGATCAGGATAGTTTGGATGCATCAATGAAATCTCTTTCTTTTGATTCATCAGAAATTTGTAAAATAGAGGAGAGCTCATTGCAGGAGGTTTCATCTACCGCAGATGATTTACTGGAACGGGCAAAGCAAAAGACAGAAGAGACTTTAGGTTGCTGCTGTGATATTACCAAAGTGGATGATCATGTATTTGAGTCTACTCACACAGCATATTGTGACGATGTTGAGAATTCTGCGTCTGTGAACAGTTTATCTTCACaggatataaatattaaaatttcagATATGCCTTTACGCATGCCTGAGAACATTAGCACAAGGCCTGCTACGGTAGATCTGGTGTCTTCCCCTGTTTCAGTCACATCTCTTGAAGGTGCTTTGATATATGAAAATGAAGACAGTGACTCCAATAGTTATGGCATAATTTCTCCTTCTCCAGCTATCACCAATCAGAAAATCTTGTCAGATTCAAATGTGCAAAAAAGTGTTGCACCCAGAGTAAAGAAGAGAAATAAAGATTTGTATAAAAAAGCAGATGCTGCCGGTACGAGTTCTGATATGTATACGGCTTATAAGGGTCCTGAGGAAAAGAAAGAAACTGCGACGCTCGCAGAggatttagaaaacatttcaaGTTCTAGCATCAAGCAGACATCTGTTGATGTCCCTCACCAAAATGCCTTGTTAACTGAGAAACCAGTTCTGATTAGAGTTGAGCCAGATGACTGGGAAAATGATGCTGATATCCCTACTCCACAGTCAGAAACATCAAATAATGAAATTCAGAATGATGATAGAGATGGCGATATATTGGTGATGAAACGGTACTCTCGTGATTTTCTCTTCATATTTGCGGAGCAATGTACTGATCTCCCAGAAGGATTTGAAATCACTTCTGatgttgcggatgcattgatgGTATCTAATGTTCAATTTTCTCGTGAGCCACGCCCTAGTCCGGGACGAAATATTGATAGGCCCATTGGAGGCTCGAGGTTGGATCGTCGTGGAAGTGACTTGGGGGAGGATGACAAATGGGGTAAATTTCCTGGACCCCTTGCGTCAGGTAGAGGAGACACGCGAGTAGATGTTGGTTATGTGGGTAATGTTACCGGGTTTCGAAATACTCAGGGAGGCAATTATGGTGTTCTGAGGAATCCACGGGGTCAAACATCTGTCCACTATTCTGGTGCCATTCTCTCTGGGCCAATTCAACCCCTTGGTCCACAGGGAGGCCTGCAAAGAAATACCTCCGATTCTGACAGATGGCAACGAGGAACTAGTTTCCAGAAGGGTTTTATTCCTTCTCCTCAGACTCCACTGCAAGTGATGCACAAAGCTGACAAAAAGTATGAGGTGGGTAAGATAACTGATGAGGAAGAAGCAAAACAGAGGCAGTTAAAGTCCATATTGAACAAGCTCACCCCACAAAACTTTGAGAAGCTGTTCGAGCAAGTGAAACAAGTGAACATTGACAATTTTTCTACTTTGTCCGGGGTGATCTCCCAGATTTTTGATAAAGCTCTGATGGAGCCCACCTTTTGTGAAATGTATGCCACCTTCTGTTTTCACCTTGCAGCAGATTTACCTAATTTGAAAGTGGACAATGAAACAATCACTTTCAAAACGCTGCTCCTGAACAAATGTCAAGAAGAATTTGAGAGGGGAGAAAGAGAGGAAGAGGAGGCAAATAAAGTGGAGGAAGAAGGTGAAAATATGCTTACAGCAGAAGAGAGAGAAGTGAAGAGACTCCAAGCTAGAAGACGCATGTTGGGTAATATTAGACTAATTGGAGAGCTGTACAAGAAAAAAATGTTAACTGCGAGAATAATGCATGGGTGCATTAATAAGTTGTTGGGTCAGTATCAGACTCCTGATGAGGAAAATATCGAAGCGCTGTGCAAATTGATGAGCACGATTGGTGAGATGATAGATCATCCTAAAGCAAAGGAACACATGGATGCCTATTTTGACATTATGGCTAAGCTGTCAAATAATATGAAGCTGTCATCTAGAGTAAGGTTCATGCTTAAAGATGTTATTGATCTTAGAAAGAATAGGTGGCAGCAGAGGAGGAAAGTTGAAGGTCCAAAAAAAATTGAGGAGGTACACAGAGACGCTGCCCAAGAGAAGCAGGCACAAGCTAGTAGGTTAGGCCGTGCTCCGAGTATGGGTAGCTCTGTCCGACGGGGCCCACATGGCGATTTTACTCCTAGAACTCCTACTATGTTGTCTTCTCCAAATTCCCAGATGAGCGGCTTCCGTGCCGTCCAACCTCAGATACGTGGTTATGGTTCTCAGGATGTTAGGACCGAGGAGAGACATTCCCTTGAGAGTAGGACAATGTCTGTTCCTCTGTCGCAAAGACCTCTTGGGGATGAGCCTATAACTCTTGGGCCTCAAGGTGGTCTTGCCAGGGGAATGGCTTTCAGGGGGCAGCAATCAGCACCTGGTATTCCTTTGCCTGAGATGCCAAATCCTGGAGATGAAAGGAGGATGAGACCTGGTCTGAATGGATTTAATTCAATGCCAGATCGTTATGGCCAAAGAGAGGATTTCGCACCTAGATATTTGCCTGACATGTTTGCTGCTCCGCTCAATTATGACCAGTCACTTCCCCCAGAGCAAAAAGTTGCCTATGGGAATAGAGAAATTAGAAATACAGACCATGGCTTTGATAGATCTCTTCTTGCTTCTCCACCTACTCGTGGTGTATCCCCAATAAGTATGCAAGATGTATCTTCAGAAATAGTGTGGCCGGAAGAGCACCTGCGGGACAAGTCCATGGCTGCAATTAAGGAGTTCTACGG TGCAAGAGACGAAAATGAAGTTGCTTTATGCATCAAGGATCTGAATACCCCCACCTTCTATCCATCTATGATATCTATCTGGGTCACAGATTCTTTTGAGAGAAAAGACTTGGAAAGAGATCTCTTGACGAAGCTGCTTATTACCCTCGTAAAACGTCAAGATGGCACGATAAACAAGGATCAGCTCATCAAAGG GTTTGAATCTGTTCTCTGTGTCTTGGAGGATGCTGTAAACGATGCCCCTAGAGCAGCAGAGTTTCTAAGTCGTATTCTTGCACAAGTTATATTGGAAAAGATTGTTGCACTTTCTGCAATTGGGCATTTGATATATGAAGGTGGAGAAGAGCAAGGGCGTCTTGTAGAAATTGGGCTTGCAGCGGAAGTTCTTGGAGGTATCTTGGAGATCATCAAATCAGAAAAAGGTGATTCTGTATTGAACGAGATTCGTTCAAGCTCTAATCTGCAGCTTGAAAGCTTCAGGCCTCCGGGCTCAAAAAAATCTTGGAGATTGGATAAGTTCATTTAG